In Halapricum desulfuricans, a single window of DNA contains:
- a CDS encoding diphthine--ammonia ligase, with protein MSDGAWVSLFSGGKDSAWALYRALQAGHPVERLVTVHPAGDSYMYHVPATELAELAAESIGIELLAVEPDDFAAEGAVDAGQQGDAELRPLEAALEALDERLDGGIAGVTAGAVESEYQTSRIRAMCDRLGAELFAPLWQEDPVELAESMLDAGFEIRIVQVAAYGLDESWLGRRLDADALAQLRALNDEYGVHVLGEGGEFETLVTDGPHMDRRIELDYETEWDGTRGSIRVEDARLA; from the coding sequence ATGTCCGACGGCGCGTGGGTGAGTCTCTTCTCGGGCGGGAAAGACTCCGCGTGGGCGCTGTATCGTGCCCTGCAGGCGGGCCACCCCGTCGAGCGGCTGGTGACCGTCCATCCGGCGGGGGATTCGTACATGTACCACGTTCCGGCCACGGAACTGGCCGAACTGGCCGCCGAGAGTATCGGTATCGAGTTGCTGGCCGTCGAGCCCGACGACTTCGCAGCCGAAGGGGCCGTCGATGCCGGCCAGCAGGGCGACGCCGAACTCCGGCCGCTGGAAGCGGCGCTCGAAGCGCTGGACGAACGCCTCGACGGTGGCATCGCCGGCGTCACCGCTGGTGCCGTCGAGAGCGAGTACCAGACCAGCCGGATCCGGGCGATGTGCGACCGGCTTGGGGCCGAGCTGTTCGCGCCGCTCTGGCAGGAAGATCCGGTCGAACTGGCGGAATCCATGCTGGATGCGGGGTTCGAGATTCGGATCGTTCAGGTCGCTGCCTACGGCCTCGACGAGTCGTGGCTCGGTCGCCGGCTCGACGCCGACGCGCTGGCCCAGCTGCGCGCGCTCAACGACGAGTACGGCGTCCACGTCCTCGGCGAGGGCGGGGAGTTCGAGACGCTCGTGACCGACGGCCCGCACATGGATCGGCGGATCGAACTCGACTACGAGACCGAGTGGGACGGAACGCGCGGGTCGATCCGAGTCGAGGACGCCCGGCTGGCTTGA
- a CDS encoding redoxin family protein, with protein MLEAGDPAPDFYLPAADDPGAEYMLSAAADAGPVVVAFVSDVESTARPLLKRLAGVEWAQVVDRLSVFGIGTDEDALARLAEGVPFPVLYDRGGYVTDLYGVDQTSRSDQAVVVADSRCVIRFAWDGADAAELPLEAVQSAVAEATE; from the coding sequence ATGCTCGAAGCAGGCGATCCGGCCCCGGATTTCTACCTTCCGGCGGCCGACGACCCCGGCGCGGAGTACATGCTCTCGGCCGCCGCCGACGCCGGGCCGGTCGTGGTGGCGTTCGTCTCCGACGTGGAGTCGACGGCTCGGCCGCTCCTGAAGCGTCTCGCGGGCGTCGAGTGGGCGCAGGTCGTCGATCGGCTCAGCGTCTTCGGGATCGGAACCGACGAGGACGCGCTCGCTCGACTCGCCGAGGGAGTGCCGTTCCCGGTGCTCTACGACCGCGGCGGCTACGTCACCGATCTGTACGGAGTCGATCAAACCAGTCGATCCGACCAGGCGGTCGTCGTCGCGGATTCGCGATGTGTGATCCGTTTCGCGTGGGACGGAGCCGACGCCGCCGAGCTGCCGCTCGAGGCGGTCCAGTCGGCGGTCGCCGAGGCGACTGAATAG
- a CDS encoding thioredoxin family protein, with the protein MTITLMDFMADWCGPCKTQEPILEDIEEDYPDVEFERIDVDERQDVANEYQVRSLPTLIVENDDGVVERFIGVTQAEDIEDALEKAGA; encoded by the coding sequence ATGACGATCACGCTCATGGATTTCATGGCTGACTGGTGTGGGCCCTGCAAGACTCAGGAGCCGATTCTCGAGGATATAGAGGAGGACTATCCCGATGTCGAGTTCGAGCGGATCGACGTCGACGAACGACAGGACGTCGCCAACGAATACCAGGTTCGATCCCTGCCGACGCTCATCGTCGAAAACGACGACGGCGTCGTCGAACGCTTCATCGGTGTCACGCAAGCCGAGGACATCGAAGACGCGCTCGAAAAAGCAGGCGCGTAG
- a CDS encoding DEAD/DEAH box helicase, producing MSQQVAQVDTLFLHEQGENVRVAVQRDGQRVLDGILELKETSAGPRPARLRVKKGSSEEPTSPDQFVELARQATRIRISEQTSERGRARLTEMLDAYQLEAKVVRTCRYCASAGEYSPITSETAIEADDEYICPDCAIEELERELAYHGDVTGSARDRLEELLLDVQDLDRITNLLAGDLDPELTKFDEISATVDEVDPVPTDSLSLHPGIQNKLEDRFDTLLPVQSLAVENGATQGQDQLVVSATATGKTLIGEMAGIDRVLNGKGKMLFLVPLVALANQKYNDFQEEYGDIVDVTLRVGSSRIGGDDNRFDPGADVIVGTYEGIDHALRTGKDLGTIGTVVIDEVHTLGEGERGHRLDGLISRLKYYCEVDRTVAQRHDGRPGAHDAGDTQWIYLSATVGNTSELAENLGAQLIEFEERPVPIERHVTFADAYEKVDLEDKLVRRAFDTKSSKGYRGQTIVFTNSRRRCHEISRKLQYSSAPYHAGLDNKRRKRVERQFADQELAAVVTTAALAAGVDFPASQVIFDSLAMGIEWLTVQEFHQMLGRAGRPDYHDKGTVYVLVEPDGSYHNSQEMTEDEVAFKLLKGEMESVMTRYDENAAVEETLANLVVAGPEAKRLNARMLGEIPTKHAIGKLLEYEFIDGLEPTDLGRAVCRHFLSPTEAFLILDQIRKGADPYGIVAELQLREEEL from the coding sequence GTGTCACAGCAGGTCGCCCAGGTGGACACGCTGTTCCTCCACGAGCAGGGTGAGAACGTCCGAGTCGCTGTCCAGCGCGACGGTCAGCGCGTGCTCGATGGGATTCTCGAACTCAAAGAGACCAGCGCCGGTCCGCGTCCGGCACGGCTACGGGTCAAAAAGGGGTCGAGCGAGGAGCCGACCAGTCCCGACCAGTTCGTCGAACTCGCCCGCCAGGCGACCCGCATCCGGATCTCCGAGCAGACCTCCGAACGCGGCCGCGCCCGTCTCACGGAGATGCTCGACGCCTACCAACTGGAGGCGAAAGTCGTCCGCACCTGCCGGTACTGCGCCTCCGCCGGCGAGTATTCGCCGATCACGAGCGAGACGGCCATCGAGGCCGACGACGAGTACATCTGCCCGGACTGCGCGATCGAGGAACTAGAGCGCGAACTGGCCTATCACGGCGACGTGACCGGCAGCGCTCGCGACCGGCTCGAAGAACTGCTGCTGGACGTGCAGGACCTCGATCGGATCACGAACCTGCTGGCGGGCGATCTCGATCCCGAGCTCACGAAGTTCGACGAGATCTCCGCGACAGTCGACGAGGTCGACCCCGTTCCGACCGACTCGCTTTCTCTCCACCCGGGGATCCAGAACAAGCTCGAAGACCGATTCGATACCTTGCTGCCGGTCCAGAGTCTCGCTGTGGAAAACGGCGCGACGCAAGGGCAGGATCAACTCGTCGTCTCGGCGACTGCGACTGGGAAGACGCTGATCGGCGAGATGGCCGGGATCGACCGCGTCCTCAATGGCAAGGGAAAGATGCTGTTTCTCGTCCCGCTGGTGGCGCTGGCCAATCAGAAGTACAACGACTTTCAGGAGGAGTACGGCGACATCGTCGACGTGACGTTGCGGGTCGGCTCGAGCCGGATCGGCGGCGACGACAACCGGTTCGATCCGGGCGCGGACGTGATCGTCGGCACCTACGAGGGGATCGACCACGCGCTGCGGACCGGCAAGGACCTGGGGACGATCGGAACGGTCGTCATCGACGAGGTCCACACCCTCGGGGAAGGCGAGCGCGGCCACCGGTTGGACGGGCTCATCTCGCGACTGAAGTATTACTGTGAGGTCGACCGGACCGTCGCCCAGCGCCACGACGGCCGTCCGGGTGCCCACGACGCCGGGGACACCCAGTGGATCTACCTGTCGGCGACGGTCGGCAACACCTCCGAACTGGCCGAGAACCTGGGTGCCCAGCTCATCGAGTTCGAGGAACGCCCGGTTCCGATCGAGCGCCACGTCACCTTCGCCGACGCCTACGAGAAGGTCGACCTGGAGGACAAACTCGTCAGGCGCGCGTTCGACACCAAGTCCTCGAAGGGGTACCGGGGACAGACGATCGTCTTCACGAACTCCCGGCGGCGGTGTCACGAGATTTCCCGGAAACTACAGTACTCCTCGGCACCGTATCACGCCGGGCTGGACAACAAGCGGCGCAAGCGCGTCGAACGGCAGTTCGCCGACCAGGAGCTGGCGGCGGTCGTGACCACGGCCGCGCTCGCAGCCGGGGTCGATTTCCCGGCCTCGCAGGTCATCTTCGATTCGCTGGCGATGGGCATCGAGTGGCTGACCGTCCAGGAGTTCCACCAGATGCTCGGCCGCGCCGGCCGGCCGGATTACCACGACAAGGGGACGGTTTACGTGCTCGTCGAACCAGACGGCAGTTACCACAACAGCCAGGAGATGACCGAGGACGAGGTGGCGTTCAAACTGCTGAAAGGCGAGATGGAATCGGTGATGACGCGCTACGACGAGAACGCGGCCGTCGAGGAGACGCTCGCGAACCTCGTCGTGGCGGGGCCGGAGGCAAAGCGACTCAACGCCCGGATGCTCGGCGAGATCCCGACCAAGCACGCGATCGGCAAACTGCTGGAGTACGAGTTTATCGACGGACTCGAACCCACGGACCTGGGTCGAGCGGTCTGTCGGCACTTCCTCTCGCCGACGGAAGCGTTCCTGATCCTCGATCAGATCCGCAAGGGGGCTGACCCCTACGGGATCGTCGCGGAATTACAGTTGCGCGAAGAGGAACTGTGA